The following are encoded in a window of Candidatus Methylomirabilis limnetica genomic DNA:
- a CDS encoding dimethylarginine dimethylaminohydrolase family protein, producing the protein MTRLLMCRPDHYGIYYEINPWMDRGHQADRGVAVRQWEALYRLLTEGLQVQVELLPPVPGLPDLCFTANAGLLVNGLFVSSRFRYREREAEVPHCTQWFAERNYRVACLPEPAFFEGEGDALFCGNDLFAGHRFRSELHAHQLLAELLGLRVHSLELADPWFYHLDTCLCPLQPGRAAYYPEAFSPASQRLLKEAIPELLPVTEAEAKRLACNALVIGRSVVVNAGCPHLSRTLTEAGYHVHEVETTEFLKAGGGPKCLALSLDRDGS; encoded by the coding sequence ATGACCCGGCTACTGATGTGTCGTCCCGACCATTACGGGATCTACTACGAGATCAATCCCTGGATGGATCGAGGGCACCAGGCGGACCGGGGAGTCGCCGTGAGGCAGTGGGAGGCGCTCTATCGACTCCTCACCGAAGGGCTACAGGTTCAGGTGGAGCTCCTGCCACCGGTTCCGGGGTTGCCTGACCTCTGTTTTACCGCCAACGCCGGGCTCCTGGTGAATGGCCTCTTTGTGAGTAGCCGGTTCCGGTACCGTGAGCGCGAGGCGGAAGTTCCTCATTGCACACAGTGGTTTGCAGAGCGGAACTATCGGGTGGCCTGTCTTCCCGAACCCGCCTTCTTTGAAGGGGAGGGGGATGCGCTCTTCTGCGGGAATGACCTGTTTGCCGGGCACCGCTTTCGTTCGGAGCTGCATGCCCATCAGCTTCTGGCGGAGCTCCTGGGGCTACGCGTCCATTCCCTGGAGCTCGCCGATCCATGGTTCTATCACCTGGACACCTGCTTGTGTCCGCTCCAACCGGGCCGGGCAGCGTACTATCCGGAGGCGTTCAGTCCCGCCTCGCAGCGGCTCCTGAAAGAGGCTATTCCTGAGCTTCTCCCGGTGACGGAGGCGGAGGCTAAACGGTTGGCCTGCAATGCACTGGTCATCGGGCGGTCAGTGGTCGTCAACGCCGGCTGTCCCCACCTGTCTCGGACGCTCACCGAGGCCGGGTATCACGTTCACGAGGTCGAGACCACGGAGTTTCTCAAGGCCGGAGGCGGGCCCAAGTGCCTGGCCCTGAGCCTGGATCGGGACGGATCATGA